The Candidatus Paceibacter sp. genome window below encodes:
- a CDS encoding type II toxin-antitoxin system HicB family antitoxin: MKKLELKNVLWKEGKYYVAQCLNVDVSSFGRTKPEAIKNIKEALELYFEDMKFPKIKKVGNPVIISEELQYA, translated from the coding sequence ATGAAGAAGCTGGAGCTAAAAAATGTCTTATGGAAAGAGGGTAAATACTATGTTGCCCAGTGTCTTAATGTTGACGTATCCAGTTTTGGTAGGACTAAGCCGGAGGCGATAAAAAATATAAAGGAAGCACTGGAACTATATTTTGAAGATATGAAATTTCCTAAAATCAAGAAAGTAGGCAATCCTGTTATCATTAGCGAAGAATTGCAATATGCCTAA
- a CDS encoding type II toxin-antitoxin system HicA family toxin, producing the protein MPKLCSSKTIIKVLESKDFVFVSQRGSHIKYRKNSSAVLTVIIPANKKEIPHGTFKSILRQAQLKEEDFIL; encoded by the coding sequence ATGCCTAAACTGTGTTCCTCAAAAACCATTATCAAAGTCCTTGAAAGCAAGGACTTTGTTTTTGTTTCACAAAGAGGAAGTCATATAAAGTATAGAAAAAACAGTTCCGCGGTTTTAACAGTCATTATTCCTGCAAATAAAAAAGAAATTCCGCACGGGACTTTCAAATCAATTTTAAGGCAAGCGCAATTAAAAGAAGAAGATTTTATATTATGA